The Haloarcula laminariae genomic sequence CACGGATTCGACGGCGGCCCGGACCTGGTCGCCCTCGTCGTCGTAGCCGAGGTGGTCGAGCAGCATGGCGGCCGAGAGCACCATCGCCGATGGGTTCGCGACGCCCTCGCCGGCGATGTCCGGAGCCGACCCGTGGACCGGCTCGAACAGGGCGTTGTCCTCGCCGACGTTGGCCGACGGCAGGAGTCCGAGCCCGCCGACGAGCCCGGCAGCGAGGTCCGAGAGCACGTCCCCGGCGAGGTTCGGGCAGATGATGACATCGTAGTTCTCCGGGGTCATCACGAGGTGCATCGCCAGCGCGTCCATCAGCGCGGTGTCGTAGTCGGCGTCGCGGTCCTCGCCCACGGCGCTGGCCGTATCGAGGAAGAGCCCGTCCGTCTCGCGCATGACGTTTGCCTTGTGGGCGATGGTCACGTCGTCGTAGCCGTTCCGTTTCGCGTAGTCGAAGCCGAACTCGGCTATCTTCTCCGAGGCGTCCTCGGTGACGACGCGGGTCAGCGTCCGCACGCCGTCGGTTATCTCGCTCTCGATGCCCGAGTAGACGCCCTCGGTGTTTTCGCGGATGAAGACGATGTCCGTGTCGGGCTGGACGGCGTCTAGGCCGGGGTACGAGCGGGCCGGGCGGACGTTAGCGAAGGAGCCGACGACCTCCCGCAGCGGGAGGATGACGTCGGCGGCCGTCTCGCCGGCCGCGCCGAACAGCGTCGCGTCGGCGTCGGCGGCGATGTCACGCGTCTCCTGTGGGAGCGCCTCGCCGGTCTCGGCTTTGACGGCGTCGCCCGCGTCGCCGTAGACGAACTCGAAATCGACTGTCTCTACCGCCTCTAGCACGTCGACGGCAGCGGGCGTGACCTCCTGGCCGATACCGTCGCCGGGGACGACCGCAATCTCGTGTGTCATGTGCGCCGAGAGGCGGGCGTCCGGTGAAAGTGGTTCGGTTCGTCGCGGGCTACCCCGCTCTCGCCAGCGCGACGCCGATGTCGTGCTCGATGAGCAAAACCACCGAAAGCGCCGCTAGCCCGACGGCCGCGGGGTCGACCCCGGCGAGCCCGAGCGCCGAGAGGAGCCCGCTGAACTGGCCGCTCTCGAAGGCCAGCAGCAGCCACACCGTCGCACCGACCGCCTCGACGACGCTCGCCCCGACTGTCCCGATATCGACGACCGACGCGAAGGGGCCGACCCCGCGCACGACGTTGTCCTCGATGGTGTGCTGGGGGACCAGCAACACCGCGAACAGCCCCCCGGCGACGAGGATGCCGTCGACCCCGCCCAGTCGCTCCGCGACGCCGAGCCACAGCGCCCACAGCAGCGCCTCGGCGACACTTACCCCGAGAATCTGTCGTCCGGGCAGTGCCGAGACCGAGAGCCCGTTGACCGCCGCGTCGGCGAGGGCGTGTTTGAGTACCAGCCCCAGGCTGAGGACGCCGAACCCGACGGCGGAGGCCGCCGAGATGAGCGGCTCACCCTGGACGAGCGTCAGCCAGAGCCCCAGAGCGAGCGTCTCGACGAGCGTGAACCCGACCATCAGAAGCGTCTGTCCCGTCACGCGAACGCCCGCGAGCGACGAGCGCTCGCCGGAGTCGATGGTGGTCATACCGTCTCTGGCGAGTCGAGTGGGAAAGTTAGCACCTGCTTACCGGCGGATAAGTCGACGCTGATAACCGTCGCTTCCCGGGCGCTACCGCCGCTGACGCGTACTACGGTCACGTAAGCTCGCGATGTAAAAGGTGACAGGTACGACCTCGCTCTATCCCCCCGCCACTGTGAAGCAACTGCCTACGCCGCAGCGGTGAACCGGCTCAGCGGTACCCGGCCGGGAACCGGGACGTTACGGACACGAGAAACGGTCCGTGTCGTTAATCGTCCGCTTCGATGTCCGACCGCGTCCGGTCCAGGTACGGAAGCTTCGAGGCGGTCTCCTCGATAGCGTTCCGGTTGGCCTTCATCAGCGCCGTCGTGTCCCAGATGCCCTCGACGAGGGCCTGCCGCTGGGCGTTGTCGACGGAGACGCTGATCTCGTTGCCGCCGTAGCGGACCGTCTCGGCGTCCACGTCGACCTCGATGTCACCGCTCGGGTTGTCGTCGACCCACTGCTGGAGCGCGTTGATGGTCTCGTGGTCGGCCGTCAGCGTCGGGATGCCGAGCGCGAGGCAGTTGCCCGCGAAAATCTCGGCGAACCCTTCGCCGATGATGGCGTCGATGCCCCACCGCATCAGCGCCTGGGGAGCGTGCTCCCGGGAGGAGCCACAGCCGAAGTTGTTGTTGACCACCATGATGTTCGCGTCCTGGAACCGGTCCTCGTTCAGCGGGTGGTCCTTGGGGTTGTCCTCGTCGTCGAAGCGCAGGTCGAAGAAGGCGAACTCGCCCAGTCCGTCGAAGGTAACGACCTTCATGAACCGCGCCGGGATTATCTGGTCGGTGTCGATGTCGTTCCCGCGGATGGGAACGCCGGTACCCTCGACGTAGTCGACCTCCGGAATGTCCTCGGTCGCGTCGCTCATGCTAAGGCCACCTCCTCCAAGTCGCGCACGTCAGACACTTCACCGGTGATGGCTGCGGCGGCCACCATCCGCGGGTTCATCAGGACGGTGCGGCCGTCCTTGCTCCCTTGGCGACCGACGAAGTTCCGGTTCGAGGAACTGGCACAGGCCTCGTCGCCCTGTAGCTGGTCCTCGTTCATACCCAGACACATCGAACAGCCGGCGTTTCGCCACTCGAAGCCGGCCTCCTCGAAGATGTCCTTCAGCCCCTCTTTGCGAGCGGCTTCCTGGACGCGCTGGCTGCCGGGGACGACCATCGCGCGGACGTCGTCGGCGACCTGTCGCCCCTTCACGATGCGTGCGGCGCGGCGCAGGTCCGGCAGTCGGGCGTTGGTACAGGAGCCCAGGAAGGCGACGTCGATGTCGTACCCCTCCATGGACTCGCCGGGCTCGACGCGCATGTGCTTCTGGGCGCGCCGGGCGGTGTCCTGCTTGTCCTCGGCCAGTTCCTCGGGGGCCGGAATCGGGTCGTGGATGCCGATACCCTGGCCGGGCGTGGTCCCCCACGTGACGACCGGGTCCAGCTCCGAGGCGTCGATTTCGACGACGTCGTCGTACTCGGCGTCCTCGTCGCTGCGGATGGACTCCCAGTACGGTTTGAGTTCGTCGAACTTCTCGGGGTGCTCCTGGAAGTAGTCGGTCTGTTCGAGCCACTCGTAGGTGGTCTCGTCGGGGTTGACGTAGCCCGCGCGAGCGCCGCCCTCGATAGACATGTTACAGATGGACATGCGGCCTTCCATATCGAGGTTCTCGATGGCCTCGCCGGCGTACTCGTAGACGTAGCCGACGCCGCCTTCGGTCCCCAGCCGGCGGATGATTTCGAGGATGATATCTTTCGCTTCGACCCCCTCGCCGAGCTCGCCGTTGACCTCGATTTTGCGGACCTTCTGTTTCTCCATCGCGATGGTCTGGGTGGCCAGCACGTCGCGGATCTGGCTGGTCCCGATACCGAACGCCAGCGCGCCGAACGCGCCGTGCGTGGAGGTGTGGCTGTCGCCACAGACGATGGTCTTGCCGGGCTGGGTGATACCCTTCTCCGGACCGATGACGTGGACGATACCCTGGTCGCCCGTCGTCGGGTCGGAGAACTGGATGCCCGCGTCGTGTACGTTCTCCTCGAGTTCGGCCATCATCCGCTCTGCGGCGTCGTCGGAGTAGGGCCGGTCCTGGTTCGCCGTTGGGACGATGTGGTCAACGGTGGCGTGAGTCAGGTCAGGACGGGCGACGTCGAGGCCCCGCTCCTGGAGCATCCCGAACGCCTGCGGGCTGGTGACCTCGTGGATGAGGTGGAGCCCGACGAACAGCTGGTCCTGCCCGTTCGGCAGCGTCGTCACTTTGTGCTGGTCCCATACCTTGTCGTACAGCGTATTCTCACTCATACTGTCTCATTCCGTCCTTCGATGCCACGCTCGGAGGCGCGGTCGCCGCCATCGTCCGTCGACTCGTGGTCGAGGTCGTTCATCTGTTCAGTCATACTCTCAGTCGTCGGCCGGCACTTCCGTCTCTTCTTGCTCGTCGTCCCACGAGAACAGCGAACGCAGTTCGGCGCCGACCTGTTCTATCTCGTGGTCCTGTTCGGCCTGCCGGTACTGCTTGTAGCTGGGCCGGTTGGCCTGGTTCTCGGTGATCCACTCGCGGGCGAACTCGCCGTTCTGGACCTCTTCGAGTATCTTCTCCATCCCCTCGCGGTTGATGACTTCCTCGCCGCGGGTGAGGCCGCCGTACTCGGCGGTGTCGGAGACTGAGTTCCACATCTCCATGTGGCCACCCTCGTACATCAGGTCCACGATGAGCTTCAGCTCGTTGAGACACTCGAAGTAGGCCATCTCCGGGGAGTAGCCCGCGTCGACGAGCGTCTCGAAGCCGACCTTCACCATCTCCGTGACGCCGCCACAGAGGACGGCCTGCTCGCCGAAGAGGTCCGTCTCGACCTCTTCCTGGAACGTCGTCTCGATGACGCCCGCGCGGGTGCAGCCGATGGCCTTGGCGTAGGAGAGCGCGCCCTCCTTCGCCTCGCCGCTGGCGTCCTGGTACACCGCGATGAGTCCCGGGGTCCCCTCGCCGCGGTCGTAGGTGCGGCGCACGAGGTGGCCGGGGGACTTGGGGGCGACCATCGTCACGTCGACGCCCTCCTGGGGCTCTATCTGGCCGTAGTGGATGTTGAACCCGTGGGCGAACTGCAGCGTGTCGCCGGGTTCCAGCCCGTCCGAGATGGCCTCGTACACCGCCGGCTGGACGGTGTCGGGGACCAGCATGACGACGCGGTCGGCCTCCGCGGCCGCCGCGTCGGGCGTCTTGACCGTCAGCCCCGAGGCCTTGGCGTCCTCGCGCGAGGACGACCCCTTGCGGAGGCCGACGATGACGTCGACACCGGAGTCGTGGAGGTTCAGCGCGTGGGCGTGGCCCTGGGAACCGTAGCCCAGGACGGCTACCGTCTCGTCGGTTACGTGCGATACGTCGGCGTCGTCGTCGTAGTAGACTGTTGTGTCGAGTTCGTCAGTCATGTTTGTTCAGTGTCCTGGGGCCTCGTTCCAGCGCGGCGGCCCCCGTCCGCACGACTTCCTGCACGTCGAACTGTTTGAACGCCTCGACGGCAGCGTCGATTTTCTGCTTGCTACCCGTGATTTCGACTGTCACCGACTCCGTGGAGGCGTCGACGGCCTGGCCGTCGTACATCTCCGCCACGGCGTTGACGTCGTCGGGTTTCTCCCCACCGACCTTGATGAGCGCGAGCTCCCGGCGGAGCGCTGTCGGGTCCAGCTCCGTCACCTCGATGACCGGAACCAGCTTCCGCAGCTGCTTTTTCGCCTGGTCGATGCCGGGTTCGGGCTCCTCGATGAGGATTGTCATCCGGGCCGTGTCCGCATCGACCGTCGGCCCCACGGTGAGGCTTTCGATGTTGAACTGCCGCCGGGAGAACAGCGCCGAGACCTCCGACAGCACGCCGGGCTTGTGTTTGACCAGCGCCGACAGCACGGCCTGGCGCGGTTCGTGAGTCGCTTCCGCCTCGGGGTCGATTCGGATACCCTGTGAGTTCCGTCGCCCCTCCGGCTGCATCCGGTCGTGTGGCGATGGGCCGGGCATTCCACCAGTCATTAGAGTTCCTCCAGATGGTCTTCCTTCAGTGCGAACTTCCCGTTGTCACCGCCGCTCGGGACCATCGGGAAGACGTTCTCCCCGGGGTCGATGTGGGCGTCGATGACGCTCGGGCCGTCGTACTCGCGGGCTGCCTGAATCGTCTCCTCGACGTTCTCCTGTGCTTCCAGCCGGAACCCGCGGGCCCCGAAGGCCTCCGCGAGCTTGTCGAACTGCGGAATCCACGGGTACTCGGAGGCCATCCGCCGGCCCTCGTAGAAGCCGTCCTGCCACTGGCGGACCATCCCGACCGCCTCGTTGTTCAGGACGACGTAGGTGATGTCCAGTTGCTCGCGGACCGCGACCGAGAGGCCCTGGACCGTCATCAGGAACGAGCCGTCGCCGTCGAAGCAGACGACCTCCTGGTCCGGGGCGGCCAGTTTCGCGCCGATGGCGGCGGGGACGCCGTAGCCCATCGTCCCGAGGCCGTGCGAGGAGACCCAGGTGCGGGGCTCGGTGTACTCCCAGAACTGGGAGGCCCACATCTGGTGCTGGCCGACGCCGGTACAGACGATGGTGTCGTCCGGCGTCACATCGGAGAACGTCTCGACGACGTACTGGGGCTTGAGCGGCTCGTCGTCGGGCGTGTCGTAGGTCATCGGGTACTCCGACTTCCAGGTCTGGCACTGCTCGCGCCACTCGTCGGCGTCGGGTGCCCGGGGCATGGCGTCGAACAGCTGTCGCAGGACCTCCCGCGCGTCGCCGATGAGCGGGTAGTCCGCGTAGATGTTCTTCGAGATTTCGGCGGGGTCGATGTCGACGTGGATGACCTCCGCGTCCGGGGCGAAGGAGTCGACGCCGCCGGTCAGCCGGTCGTCGAAGCGGGTCCCGATAGCCAGCAGG encodes the following:
- a CDS encoding isocitrate/isopropylmalate dehydrogenase family protein is translated as MTHEIAVVPGDGIGQEVTPAAVDVLEAVETVDFEFVYGDAGDAVKAETGEALPQETRDIAADADATLFGAAGETAADVILPLREVVGSFANVRPARSYPGLDAVQPDTDIVFIRENTEGVYSGIESEITDGVRTLTRVVTEDASEKIAEFGFDYAKRNGYDDVTIAHKANVMRETDGLFLDTASAVGEDRDADYDTALMDALAMHLVMTPENYDVIICPNLAGDVLSDLAAGLVGGLGLLPSANVGEDNALFEPVHGSAPDIAGEGVANPSAMVLSAAMLLDHLGYDDEGDQVRAAVESVLESGPKTPDLGGDAGTEAVTEAIVDEL
- the leuD gene encoding 3-isopropylmalate dehydratase small subunit gives rise to the protein MSDATEDIPEVDYVEGTGVPIRGNDIDTDQIIPARFMKVVTFDGLGEFAFFDLRFDDEDNPKDHPLNEDRFQDANIMVVNNNFGCGSSREHAPQALMRWGIDAIIGEGFAEIFAGNCLALGIPTLTADHETINALQQWVDDNPSGDIEVDVDAETVRYGGNEISVSVDNAQRQALVEGIWDTTALMKANRNAIEETASKLPYLDRTRSDIEADD
- the leuC gene encoding 3-isopropylmalate dehydratase large subunit; amino-acid sequence: MSENTLYDKVWDQHKVTTLPNGQDQLFVGLHLIHEVTSPQAFGMLQERGLDVARPDLTHATVDHIVPTANQDRPYSDDAAERMMAELEENVHDAGIQFSDPTTGDQGIVHVIGPEKGITQPGKTIVCGDSHTSTHGAFGALAFGIGTSQIRDVLATQTIAMEKQKVRKIEVNGELGEGVEAKDIILEIIRRLGTEGGVGYVYEYAGEAIENLDMEGRMSICNMSIEGGARAGYVNPDETTYEWLEQTDYFQEHPEKFDELKPYWESIRSDEDAEYDDVVEIDASELDPVVTWGTTPGQGIGIHDPIPAPEELAEDKQDTARRAQKHMRVEPGESMEGYDIDVAFLGSCTNARLPDLRRAARIVKGRQVADDVRAMVVPGSQRVQEAARKEGLKDIFEEAGFEWRNAGCSMCLGMNEDQLQGDEACASSSNRNFVGRQGSKDGRTVLMNPRMVAAAAITGEVSDVRDLEEVALA
- the ilvC gene encoding ketol-acid reductoisomerase; translated protein: MTDELDTTVYYDDDADVSHVTDETVAVLGYGSQGHAHALNLHDSGVDVIVGLRKGSSSREDAKASGLTVKTPDAAAAEADRVVMLVPDTVQPAVYEAISDGLEPGDTLQFAHGFNIHYGQIEPQEGVDVTMVAPKSPGHLVRRTYDRGEGTPGLIAVYQDASGEAKEGALSYAKAIGCTRAGVIETTFQEEVETDLFGEQAVLCGGVTEMVKVGFETLVDAGYSPEMAYFECLNELKLIVDLMYEGGHMEMWNSVSDTAEYGGLTRGEEVINREGMEKILEEVQNGEFAREWITENQANRPSYKQYRQAEQDHEIEQVGAELRSLFSWDDEQEETEVPADD
- the ilvN gene encoding acetolactate synthase small subunit — encoded protein: MTGGMPGPSPHDRMQPEGRRNSQGIRIDPEAEATHEPRQAVLSALVKHKPGVLSEVSALFSRRQFNIESLTVGPTVDADTARMTILIEEPEPGIDQAKKQLRKLVPVIEVTELDPTALRRELALIKVGGEKPDDVNAVAEMYDGQAVDASTESVTVEITGSKQKIDAAVEAFKQFDVQEVVRTGAAALERGPRTLNKHD
- the ilvB gene encoding biosynthetic-type acetolactate synthase large subunit gives rise to the protein MSEHAPPAEDDTADEQSADAEQAPVTTGAQSVVRALENAGAEYIFGVQGGAIMPVYDALYDSDLNHVTMAHEQGASHAADAFGIVSGKPGVCFATSGPGATNLVTGIADANMDSDPMIALTGQVPTEFVGNDAFQETDTVGITQPVTKESYFASDSDTVGDDVGEAFALADAGRQGPTLVDLPKDITQGETDVEPGEATTPDTYEVQEEADDEDVQEAAEALAAADRPVILSGGGVIKADASSALREFATEYEIPVITTMPGIGSFPEDHELSLEWAGMHGTGYANMAISNTDCLLAIGTRFDDRLTGGVDSFAPDAEVIHVDIDPAEISKNIYADYPLIGDAREVLRQLFDAMPRAPDADEWREQCQTWKSEYPMTYDTPDDEPLKPQYVVETFSDVTPDDTIVCTGVGQHQMWASQFWEYTEPRTWVSSHGLGTMGYGVPAAIGAKLAAPDQEVVCFDGDGSFLMTVQGLSVAVREQLDITYVVLNNEAVGMVRQWQDGFYEGRRMASEYPWIPQFDKLAEAFGARGFRLEAQENVEETIQAAREYDGPSVIDAHIDPGENVFPMVPSGGDNGKFALKEDHLEEL